The Streptomyces sp. NBC_00224 genome contains the following window.
GGGGAGCGTCTTGGACCGGGTGATCCGGTCGTTGGCGATGTCGTATTCGAGGAAGCCGTTGAAGAACGACACCTGGAAGTAGAGCTTCGACTCGTCGGGTGTGAAGACCACCGGCCGGACGGCGTCGGAGAGGTCCTTGCGGCCGAACGCGTCGAGCCGGTCGCGCATGTCGATGGTCTTGACGGGCTTGAAGGTGTGCGCGTCCACGACGGTGATGTGCCGGTCGCCCTTCGTCCAGTCCAGCCACGGTTCGTCGAGGGCCGTGTTGACCTCGCCGATCGCCATGTTCCACAGATACCTGCCGCCGTCGGTGAAGACGTTCTCGTGGGGTTTGTCGCCGGTCGCGAACGAGCCGAGCTGCCGGCCGGTCGCGATGTCGAGCACATGCACGGTGTTCGAGGTGGAGGCGGAGACGGCGACCCGGGTGCCGTCGGGGGAGACGGCCATGTGGTCCGAGCGGTAACCCGACACGGGGAAGCGCCAGTTGATGCGTCCGGTGGCCAGGTCGATCGACACGACGTCGGCGAAGCTGGGCCGGGAGACCACTACGGCGGAGCCGTCGGGCGTGGAGTACATGTCGTCGACGAACTGGTCGTGGCCCTCGCCGGGCCCCTGTCTGATGCCGAGGAAATAGGCCAGTTTGATCGGGTTGAGGTAGATCTCGGCCATCCGCTGGTCCTTGTCCGGGATGACGTTCACCCGCCCGATCCGGGCCAGGTCGCCGCTGGACCTGACGACGTCGGCGGTGCCGTCCCAGTTGTTGCCCACGAACAGGACCTCCCGCAGTACCGCGGCGCCGGAGGGCTTCGCCCCGGTCGCGGAATCGGAGGCCGAAGGGGGCGCGGACGCGGTCGCGGCCGCGGAGGACCCGGCCACGGCCAGGGTCACCACGGCCGCCAGGGAGCCGAGCGTTCGGTAGACGGGCATCGTCACTCCGGATGATCTCGTGGGGGGCATGACAATCACGGTGCGATGTGGCTACGGGACGGTAATGAGCGGCGGCCGACAAGACAAGAGCCATGACGGCGGCGGCTGCCGGGGAAGCGGGCCCGTGTCGGACACACGCGAACCGCCGCCCACCCGCGACGGGTGGGCGGCGGTCCGTGTCGGTGGACCCGGGGGTCAGCTCACATCGAGCGCCGTGTCGTCGATGACGAACGACGTCTGGAGCTGGGAGCCCTCGGCGCCGGTGAACTTCACGGTGACCGTCTGCCCGGCGTACGCGCCGAGGTCGAAGGTCCGCGTCGTGTAGCCACTGGCGGCGTTGAGGTTGGAGTACGTGGCGAGGGTGGACAGCACCGTTCCGCTGCCGTTGACCACCTGCGCCTTCAGCGTGTCGTAGGCCGTCGTCGTGGTCGTCTCGGCCGTGTCGACGTGCAGAGAGAAGCTGAGCTTCGCGCTGGTGCAGCCCGCCGGGATCGTCACCGGCTGGGAGAGCGTGTCGGTGTGCGCGGAGCCGTAGCCGTTCAGCCAGGCCTTGTACGTGCCCGTGCGCGCGGCCTCGCCGGAGTCGGTGGTGATGACACCGCTGGTGCCCGACCACGATGAACTGCCCGACTCGAAACCGGGGTTGGCGAGCAGCTGGGCGGCCGTGCAGGTGCCGCCGCCCCCGCCACCACTCGAGCCCGCGGCGCCCGCGAGCCACTCCGTACCGTTGAGGGCGAGGGCCGCGTCCGTGCCGGCCGGGTCGTTCCAGCCGTCGTAGAGGGTGTTGCCCGACTGGCCGGTGCCGTCGTCGATGGGCGAGCTGTCGCCCCAGAACGCCACCCGGCCGCTGCCGAACGTGCTGGTCGCGAAGAACGCGCCGGTGTTGCCCGAGGAGCCCGTGCGGTACACCAGACCCTTGACGGCCGGGTTGTCCGCGGGCTTCAGGGTGACCGTCGTACCGTTGCGGATGATGCTGCCGGTGACCTTGCCGAAGGAGCCGTTGAGCACCGGGTCCGTCGTGCTGGAGACGGCCCTCGGGTTGTCGGTGCCGATGTTGAGCGAGTCGATGGAGAACCCGAAGGGGTCGGTGCTGTCCACGCTGTTGTTGGTCATCAGGTCGTTGAGGACCTCGACCGCGTCGGCGCCGTCGTTGTTGCGGTCCGCGTCGGTGTGGTCGGAGATCATGAAGAGACCTCCGCCGTTCTGCACGAACTTCATGACGGCGGTTTTTTCCGACGCCGACAGCAACACGTTCGGCTCGGGCAGCACGAACGTGTCGAAGTTCTGGAGGTCCAGCGCCGACGACGTGCCGTAGGTGATCGTGTTGCCGGAAGGCAGTGTCTTCAGCGAGTAGTCGCCCGTCTTCTGGAGCGCGACGCCCCAGGACGACAGTCCACCGGTCCAGTCCTTCTCCGCCGTGGGGTTGGCCTTCTGGCCCAGCGGGTCCGGCTGGCTCGTACCGATGATCCAGTCGGCGTTGCCGGCGGTCTCGGCCTTCGAGTTGTCGAAGAGCACACGGTGCGGGGTGGTGGCCGCGGCGGCCGGGGGAGCGGTGACGGCCAGCGCGGCGGTACCGGCGCCGAGCATGCCGAATACGGCGAGCGTGGTCGTGAGTCTCTGCCGTGACCTTGGGGAACTCCGGGGTCGGAGCATCCTGCTACCTCCATGAGGGGTGGGGGAGAGGCGGTGCGGGCGCCCAGTCTGCGCGCGTAGAACGGCAGTTGGGGTACTGCCGGACGACACGTATTTGAACGGTACATGGCGAGATCGCGTCGGTGCAGTGTCCGGGCGGGGCCGATGTGAACCGGCCACCGTCCACCGCGCCGCGCGCGGCCACGCGAAGGCCCCCGCCGGCCGTGCCGACGGGGGCCTGATGAGCCGTCAAATCACCTAGGGGGTAGGGAGGCTGTAGAAGCCGCGTCCGAAGGTGGCCGCCACCAGCCGGTGGTGGGCCGGGTCGTATGTGATGTCCGACACCGGCACCAGCGGAAGCCCGCCGCCGAGCCGCCGCCAGCCGCCCCGGCCGCTGATGAACACGCCCTGGTCCGTGGCGGCGTAGAGCGTGTTCCGGCCGCCGAGTACCACGTCGTTCACCGGGGCCTGCGGAAGGTTTCCGGACAGATCGCTCCAGCTCGCGCCCGCGTCCCGGGTCCGCAGCAGATGCGGCTGCGACGAGCCCGACCGGTACCCGGAGAGCGATACGTACGCGGTCGCCGGGTCGTCCGGGTCCACCGCGATCCGGGTCACCCATGGCCGGCCGTCGAGGACCCGGGTCCAGTGGGCGCCGAGGTCGCGGGTCACCCACACCCGGCCGTCGTCCGTGCCCGCCCAGACGGTGTGCCCGTCGCGCGCGGCCGCGACCGTGGTGATCGTGCCGTACGGGTAGGAGTCGTGGCCCGGGCCGCCCGTGAGGTCGGGGCTGATGGGCTGCCAGGTCGCGCCGCCGTCGGTGGACCGGTTGAGGCGGTTCCCGCCGTAGTAGAGGACGCCGGGGTTCACCGGGTCGAACTGGACGGGGGTGAGCCAGTTGCGCCGGTCGGCGGTGGTGGAGTCGGTGTACTCGGTGAGCGTGGCGCCGCCGTCCGTGGAGCGGAAGCAGTTCCCGTACTGGTAGCAGGCGTACACCCGGTTGACGTCGGTGGGGTCGATCAGGTTCTGCAGCCCGTCGCCGCCCAGGTACTCGTTGAACCGGTCGCCGCCCCAGGACCGGAGGGAGCCGTTGTCCTGGGCTCCGCCGGAGATCCGGCCGGTGTCCTGCGGGGTCGCCGCCACGGTGTAGAGCTGGGTCCACGGCTCGTACGTCGCCTTGGTCCAACCGCCGTCGCCGCGCGAGTCGGAGCGGTAGACGCCGCCGTCGTTGCCGAGGTAGACGCGGCCGGGAGTGCGCGGGTCCCAGAGCATGGCGTGCTGGTCGGCGTGGACGGCGTCCTCCTCCGTCCAGGTGGTCCCGCCGTCCTTGGTGGTGAGCAGGTCCACCCCGGCCACGTGGATGTGCCGGGCATCGGCCGGGTCGACCCACACCTTGCCGAACCACCAGGAGTAGCTGGACTGGGACTCCTTCAGGGTCGCGTTGTCCGGCAGCTTCGTCCAGCTGTCGCCGCCGTCGGCCGACGTGAGGAAGGAACCGAAGGTGCCGTCGGTGGCGCCGACCAGGGCGTACAGACGGCCGGGCTCGGAGGTGGCAATGCCGAGGCCGATGCGCCCCGAGTCGGCCGTGGGCAGCCCGCCGCCGAGCCGCCGCCAGTGGGCGCCGCCGTCGTCCGACCGGTAGACGCCGGAGCCGGTGCCGCCGTAGGTGCGCCTGTCCGGCTCGCGCCGGTGGTCCCAGAGCACGGCGTACACGCGGTCGGGGTTCACCGGGTCGCGCTGTACGTCGACGGCGCCGGTGAACGCGTTGGGCACGTCGAGCACCCGCTGCCAGGAGCCGCCCGCGTTGTCGGAGAGGTACACGCCCCGGTCGCCGCCCGGGTTGTAGAGCGAACCGGTGGCCGCGGCGAGGACCCGGCGCGGTCGGCGCGGGTCCACGGCGAATGCGCCGATGGCCCCCGAGTCCCGCAGCCCGACCGCCCGCCAGCTGCGGCCCTGGTCGGTGGAGCGGTAGACGCCGGTCCCCTCGTACGTGACGCTGCCGCCGCCCGGGTTGGGCTCGCCGGTGCCGGCGTAGAGGGTGCCGTCGGGGGCGGCGGCGAGCGCGCCCATGGCCTGGGTGCCGCGCTCCGGCCAGGAGGGGGTGAAGGTCCTGCCCGCGTCGGCCGAGCGCCACACCCCGCCGCTGGCGGCGGCCGCGTACAGGGTGTCGGCGTGGTGCGGGTCGAGGGCGAGCGAGACGACCCGGCCGCCGATGTTGGTGGGCCCGACGGGCTGCCAGGTGCCACCGGTGGCGGGCAGGGCGGCGGCCTGCGCCGCCGCGGTGTCGTAGGCGTGCCGGGGCAGCGGCTGCCCGGGTATCGCCTTCTGCAGATAGCTGTATTCGGCGGGGGCGGCCGGGCCGCCCTCGTCGTCCTCCTCCTGGGTCCCGGCACCGGCGGCCGGGCCTCCGGGGACCAGCAGTCCCGCGATCGCCAGGAGGACGACCGCGGCCGTACGCATCCCTCTCGATCTCCCTGTACGCATGGACGGCTCCTTCCGCGGGCCGGTGCGACCGGCGCGCGACGAGTGGAAGAGCGTTCCTCGGCACGTAACAGGGGGAGAGTGTTCATCAACTGCCGCAGTGGCACCAGTAGTTGGGGCGAACGAAGGGCGTGAATCCGCCGCCCGGCCAGCGAAGCGGAAGTCGCCTCCCGAGCCGCCCGTCGCCTCACCCGCTCTGCCGCTCATCTGAGTGCTGGTTCATCACGATCGGGTCTCGGAGCGTGGGAAGGGGCTTGTCCATGGGCCTGTAATCGATTCCAATCCTCCGTGTAATCGATTCCACGGGCTCACAAGGAGGTGGTCCGGCGCATGGCGAGCATCAAGGACGTGGCGGCCCGCGCGGGCGTTTCCGTCGCCACGGTCTCCCGGGTCCTCAACAGCCACCCGTCCGTCAGCCCCGAGGCGCGCGCCCGCGTCCTCGCCGCCGTCGACGCACTCGGCTACCGGCCCAACGCAGTGGCCAGATCCCTGCGAACCGACCAGACCCGCACCCTCGGCCTGGTCATCAGCGACGTGCTCAACCCGTACTTCACCGAACTGGCCCGCTCCGTCGAGGAGGAGGCCCGCGCGCTCGGCTACAGCGTCATCATCGGCAACGCCGACGAGCGGCCCGAACTCCAGGACCACCACGTCCGCACGCTCCTCGACCGCCGGATCGACGGGCTGCTCGTCTCGCCCACCGACGGCGGCTCCCCGCTGATGCTGGACGCGGCCCGCGCGGGCACCCCCATGGTCTTCGTCGACCGCTGGATCCCCGGCGTGGACGTCCCCGTCGTCCGGGCCGACGGCCGCGCCGCCATCCGCGACCTGGTCGCCCATCTGTACGGCCTGGGCCACCGCAGGCTCGCCATCATCGCGGGCCCGGCCGCCACCACCACCGGCAGCGAGCGCGTCGAGGCCTTCCGGGACGCCCTGCGCGAGCACCGCCTCGCGCTGCCCGAGGAGTACATCGGCCACGGCGACTTCCAGGCCGACAGCGGCCGCCGCTGCACCGAACGCTTCCTCGCGCTCCCCGAGCCGCCCGAAGTCGTCTTCGCCGCCGACAACCTGATGGCGCTCGGCGCACTAGACGCGATCCGGGCGCACGGCCTGCGCGTGCCGTACGACATCGGGCTCGCCGCCTTCGACGACATCCCGTGGTTCGTCCACACCGATCCGCCGATCACCGCGATCGCGCAGCCCACCGGCGAACTGGGCCGGGCCGCCGTCCGCGCCCTGGTCGACCGGATCGAGGGGCGGCCACCGCAGTCCGTCACCCTGCCCGCGCGCCTGGTCGTCCGCAGCTCCTGCGGCGAGGACGCCCCGACCCGTAGGAGCAACCCGTGAGCGTTCCCCACGACCTGCTGCGCGTCGAAGGCATACGCAAGGCCTTCCCCGGAGTGGTCGCGCTCGACGGCGTCGACTTCGATCTGCGCCGGGGCGAGGTGCACGTCCTGCTCGGCGAGAACGGCGCGGGCAAGAGCACCCTCATCAAGATGCTCTCCGGCGCCCACCGCCCCGACAGCGGCCGCATCCTCGTCGACGGACGCGAAGTGCGCGTCCACGGCGCCCAGGACGCCGAACGGCTCGGCATCGCCACCATCTACCAGGAGTTCAACCTCGTCCCCGACCTCACGGTCGCGGAGAACATCTTCCTCGGCCGTCAGCCGCGCCGCCTCGGGATGATCGACCGCAAGCGGATGGAGGCGGACGCCGCCGTGCTCCTGGAGCGGGTCGGCGTCGACGTCCCTCCCCACGCGCGCGTACGTGAACTGGGCATCGCCCGGCTCCAGATGGTCGAGATCGCCAAGGCGCTCAGCCTGGACGCGCGCGTCCTCATCATGGACGAGCCGACCGCCGTCCTCACGTCCGAGGAGGTCGACAAGCTCTTCACGATCGTCCGCTCGCTGCGGGCGGACGGCGTGGGCGTCGTCTTCATCACCCACCACCTCGAAGAGATCGCCGCCCTCGGCGACCGGGTCACCGTGCTGCGCGACGGCAGGAGCATCGACCAGGTGCCGGCCTCCACCCCCGAGGACGAACTCGTCCGTCTCATGGTCGGGCGCGGCATCGACCAGCAGTATCCGCGCGAACGCCCGGACGTCGGCGCCCCGTTGCTCTCGGTGCGCGGGCTCACCCGCGACGGCGTCTTCCACGACGTCGGCTTCGAGGTGCGCGCCGGTGAGGTCGTCGGCCTCGCCGGGCTGGTCGGCGCGGGCCGCACCGAGGTCGCCCGCGCCGTCTTCGGCGCCGACCGCTACGACAGCGGAACCGTCGAGGTGCTGGGCGCGCCCCTTCCCCGGCACGACGTGAACGCCGCCATGGGCGCCGGGATCGGCCTCGTCCCCGAGGACCGCAAGGGCCAGGGGCTCCTCCTGGACGCCTCCGTACAGGAGAACCTGGGCCTGGTCACACTGCGCTCGGCCACCCGCGCCGGGCTCGTGGACCGCAAGGGACAGCGGGCGGCCGCCGCCCGGATCGCCGAGCAGCTGGGCGTACGGATGGCCGGGCTCGGCCAGCAGGTGCGCACCCTGTCCGGCGGCAACCAGCAGAAGGTCGTCATCGGCAAGTGGCTCCTCGCCGAGACCAAGGTGCTCATCCTCGACGAGCCGACCCGCGGCATCGACGTCGGCGCCAAGGTCGAGATCTACCAGCTCATCAACGAACTGACCGCCTCCGGGCACGCGGTGCTCATGATCTCCAGCGATCTGCCCGAGGTGCTCGGCATGAGCGACCGGGTGCTGGTCATGGCCCAGGGGCGGATCGCCGGCGAACTCCCGGCCCAGCAAGCGACCCAGGAAGCGGTCATGGAACTCGCCGTCGGCGCGGCCCCCGCGTCCGCCCCGGCAACGCACGAAGAGGAGGGCTCCCGTGGCCACTGACACGCTCCGGAGCACCACGGGCGCGAGCGGCGCCCTCGCGGTCCGCCGACTGCTGCTCGACAACGGCGCCCTCAGCGCCCTGGTGGTCCTGGCGGTGGCGATGTCGCTGCTCTCCGGCGACTTCCTGACCACACAGAACCTGCTCAACGTCGGCGTCCAGGCCGCCGTCACCGCGATCCTCGCGTTCGGCGTCACCTTCGTCATCGTCTCGGCCGGCATCGACCTCTCCGTCGGCTCCGTGGCCGCGCTCAGCGCGACCGTGCTCGCCTGGACGGCGACGAAGCAGGGCCTGCCGGTCTGGTTCGCGGTCCTCCTCGCCATCGGTACCGGCCTGGCCTGCGGCGTCGTCAACGGCGCCCTCGTCTCGTACGGCAAACTCCCGCCGTTCATCGCCACCCTGGCCATGCTCTCGGTCGGCCGCGGCCTCTCCCTGGTCATCTCGCAGGGCAGCCCGATCGCCTTCCCCGAGTCCGTCTCCCGAGTGGGCGACACCCTTGGCGGGCACCTGCCGGTCCCGGTGATCGTGATGGTCGTGATGGGGCTGCTCACCGCCCTGATCCTGTCCCGTACGTACATCGGGCGCTCCATGTACGCGATCGGCGGCAACGAGGAGGCGGCCCGGCTCTCCGGGCTGCGGGTCAAGCGGCAGAAGATCGCGATCTACGCGCTCTCCGGCCTCTTCGCCGCCGTCGCGGGCATCGTGCTCGCCTCCCGCCTTGTCTCCGCGCAGCCGCAGGCCGCCCAGGGGTACGAGCTCGACGCGATCGCGGCCGTCGTCATCGGCGGCGCCAGCCTGTCCGGCGGCGTCGGAAAGGCGTCCGGCACCCTCATCGGCGCGCTGATC
Protein-coding sequences here:
- a CDS encoding sugar ABC transporter ATP-binding protein; the protein is MSVPHDLLRVEGIRKAFPGVVALDGVDFDLRRGEVHVLLGENGAGKSTLIKMLSGAHRPDSGRILVDGREVRVHGAQDAERLGIATIYQEFNLVPDLTVAENIFLGRQPRRLGMIDRKRMEADAAVLLERVGVDVPPHARVRELGIARLQMVEIAKALSLDARVLIMDEPTAVLTSEEVDKLFTIVRSLRADGVGVVFITHHLEEIAALGDRVTVLRDGRSIDQVPASTPEDELVRLMVGRGIDQQYPRERPDVGAPLLSVRGLTRDGVFHDVGFEVRAGEVVGLAGLVGAGRTEVARAVFGADRYDSGTVEVLGAPLPRHDVNAAMGAGIGLVPEDRKGQGLLLDASVQENLGLVTLRSATRAGLVDRKGQRAAAARIAEQLGVRMAGLGQQVRTLSGGNQQKVVIGKWLLAETKVLILDEPTRGIDVGAKVEIYQLINELTASGHAVLMISSDLPEVLGMSDRVLVMAQGRIAGELPAQQATQEAVMELAVGAAPASAPATHEEEGSRGH
- a CDS encoding hydrolase, which gives rise to MLGAGTAALAVTAPPAAAATTPHRVLFDNSKAETAGNADWIIGTSQPDPLGQKANPTAEKDWTGGLSSWGVALQKTGDYSLKTLPSGNTITYGTSSALDLQNFDTFVLPEPNVLLSASEKTAVMKFVQNGGGLFMISDHTDADRNNDGADAVEVLNDLMTNNSVDSTDPFGFSIDSLNIGTDNPRAVSSTTDPVLNGSFGKVTGSIIRNGTTVTLKPADNPAVKGLVYRTGSSGNTGAFFATSTFGSGRVAFWGDSSPIDDGTGQSGNTLYDGWNDPAGTDAALALNGTEWLAGAAGSSGGGGGGTCTAAQLLANPGFESGSSSWSGTSGVITTDSGEAARTGTYKAWLNGYGSAHTDTLSQPVTIPAGCTSAKLSFSLHVDTAETTTTTAYDTLKAQVVNGSGTVLSTLATYSNLNAASGYTTRTFDLGAYAGQTVTVKFTGAEGSQLQTSFVIDDTALDVS
- a CDS encoding LacI family DNA-binding transcriptional regulator, which codes for MASIKDVAARAGVSVATVSRVLNSHPSVSPEARARVLAAVDALGYRPNAVARSLRTDQTRTLGLVISDVLNPYFTELARSVEEEARALGYSVIIGNADERPELQDHHVRTLLDRRIDGLLVSPTDGGSPLMLDAARAGTPMVFVDRWIPGVDVPVVRADGRAAIRDLVAHLYGLGHRRLAIIAGPAATTTGSERVEAFRDALREHRLALPEEYIGHGDFQADSGRRCTERFLALPEPPEVVFAADNLMALGALDAIRAHGLRVPYDIGLAAFDDIPWFVHTDPPITAIAQPTGELGRAAVRALVDRIEGRPPQSVTLPARLVVRSSCGEDAPTRRSNP
- a CDS encoding WD40/YVTN/BNR-like repeat-containing protein; the encoded protein is MRTAAVVLLAIAGLLVPGGPAAGAGTQEEDDEGGPAAPAEYSYLQKAIPGQPLPRHAYDTAAAQAAALPATGGTWQPVGPTNIGGRVVSLALDPHHADTLYAAAASGGVWRSADAGRTFTPSWPERGTQAMGALAAAPDGTLYAGTGEPNPGGGSVTYEGTGVYRSTDQGRSWRAVGLRDSGAIGAFAVDPRRPRRVLAAATGSLYNPGGDRGVYLSDNAGGSWQRVLDVPNAFTGAVDVQRDPVNPDRVYAVLWDHRREPDRRTYGGTGSGVYRSDDGGAHWRRLGGGLPTADSGRIGLGIATSEPGRLYALVGATDGTFGSFLTSADGGDSWTKLPDNATLKESQSSYSWWFGKVWVDPADARHIHVAGVDLLTTKDGGTTWTEEDAVHADQHAMLWDPRTPGRVYLGNDGGVYRSDSRGDGGWTKATYEPWTQLYTVAATPQDTGRISGGAQDNGSLRSWGGDRFNEYLGGDGLQNLIDPTDVNRVYACYQYGNCFRSTDGGATLTEYTDSTTADRRNWLTPVQFDPVNPGVLYYGGNRLNRSTDGGATWQPISPDLTGGPGHDSYPYGTITTVAAARDGHTVWAGTDDGRVWVTRDLGAHWTRVLDGRPWVTRIAVDPDDPATAYVSLSGYRSGSSQPHLLRTRDAGASWSDLSGNLPQAPVNDVVLGGRNTLYAATDQGVFISGRGGWRRLGGGLPLVPVSDITYDPAHHRLVAATFGRGFYSLPTP
- a CDS encoding YncE family protein, translating into MPVYRTLGSLAAVVTLAVAGSSAAATASAPPSASDSATGAKPSGAAVLREVLFVGNNWDGTADVVRSSGDLARIGRVNVIPDKDQRMAEIYLNPIKLAYFLGIRQGPGEGHDQFVDDMYSTPDGSAVVVSRPSFADVVSIDLATGRINWRFPVSGYRSDHMAVSPDGTRVAVSASTSNTVHVLDIATGRQLGSFATGDKPHENVFTDGGRYLWNMAIGEVNTALDEPWLDWTKGDRHITVVDAHTFKPVKTIDMRDRLDAFGRKDLSDAVRPVVFTPDESKLYFQVSFFNGFLEYDIANDRITRSKTLPKNPATSEDRTTWVNDSRHHGLSISPDGAKLCVAGTMDDYATVVDRTTLREGPLVPASKPYWATVSGDGESCVISEAGADRITAIDFATGQKTVSVAVGDHPQRVRIGHVAADWTGPSGG